One Bacillota bacterium genomic window carries:
- the holA gene encoding DNA polymerase III subunit delta has translation MKWQEVWQQLEQKEVAPCYLLTGEETYLISQTVSKIEAALELGELRDFNMEQLEAADIDSTTLAAAVAQAPWLAGRRLVVVRGLNPRTDNQKTAGKVAAGSTLWEQLPLIIAALSPAVCLVLCVNGSVDKRTKVVKATASMGKLVEFPYLRGRELEQWILQRGNELGLSWEGGALSYLIQRTGQGLAQLELELQKLAAYTKGTGLVRRREIELLVPESRESRVFALTDAVLAKNREQALYVLEELLRQGEKPIALVGLLAYQVRVVGLAKAALEQGTASRDVAKTLKVHPFVAQKAVAQSRRFGWGELYDLIRKLAAADLKLKSTALPAQLVLEEVILS, from the coding sequence GTGAAGTGGCAGGAAGTATGGCAGCAACTGGAGCAAAAAGAGGTAGCACCGTGCTACCTTTTGACAGGAGAAGAGACATATTTGATCAGTCAGACCGTGAGCAAGATTGAGGCTGCGCTGGAGTTAGGGGAACTGCGGGATTTCAATATGGAACAGTTGGAAGCCGCCGATATCGACAGCACAACTTTGGCTGCGGCCGTGGCCCAAGCACCCTGGCTAGCCGGACGGCGCTTGGTGGTGGTCCGGGGCTTAAACCCGAGAACCGACAACCAAAAGACCGCCGGGAAAGTGGCGGCCGGATCTACTTTATGGGAGCAGCTACCGCTTATAATTGCGGCTCTTTCGCCTGCTGTTTGTTTGGTTCTTTGTGTTAACGGCAGCGTGGACAAAAGAACCAAAGTAGTCAAGGCTACCGCTAGCATGGGGAAGCTGGTGGAGTTCCCGTATCTGCGGGGACGAGAGCTTGAGCAATGGATCTTACAGCGAGGAAATGAGCTGGGTCTGAGCTGGGAAGGGGGCGCCCTTTCTTATTTGATTCAGCGTACAGGTCAGGGTCTGGCCCAACTGGAGTTGGAACTGCAAAAGTTGGCGGCCTATACCAAAGGCACCGGTCTCGTCCGGCGGCGCGAGATTGAATTATTAGTCCCAGAGTCCAGAGAAAGTCGGGTATTTGCCTTAACAGATGCCGTACTGGCCAAAAACCGCGAACAGGCGTTGTATGTATTGGAGGAACTGCTCAGACAGGGTGAGAAGCCGATAGCTTTGGTTGGCCTCTTGGCTTACCAAGTCCGGGTGGTAGGATTAGCCAAAGCAGCTCTCGAACAAGGGACAGCGAGCCGGGATGTGGCCAAAACGCTGAAAGTACATCCGTTTGTAGCTCAGAAAGCCGTGGCCCAAAGCCGACGTTTTGGCTGGGGCGAACTATATGATCTGATTCGAAAGCTGGCTGCAGCCGATCTCAAACTAAAAAGCACCGCTTTGCCGGCTCAGCTGGTACTGGAGGAAGTGATTCTATCTTAA
- the rpsT gene encoding 30S ribosomal protein S20: MANIKSARKRVLSSEKRRLHNTIIKSRIRTAIRRFDEALAANESEQVEQRLDNAFSIIDKAAAKGVIHKNKAAHQKAQLSRKLNAMTQAAAE, encoded by the coding sequence ATGGCGAACATTAAATCCGCCCGTAAACGCGTTCTTAGCAGCGAAAAACGGCGCTTACACAACACGATAATTAAGTCTCGTATACGCACCGCTATCCGGCGCTTCGATGAAGCCCTGGCTGCCAATGAATCCGAACAGGTAGAGCAGCGGTTGGACAATGCCTTCAGCATTATTGACAAGGCGGCGGCCAAAGGTGTGATTCATAAGAATAAGGCAGCCCACCAAAAGGCACAACTTTCACGTAAACTAAATGCTATGACCCAAGCGGCCGCAGAATAA
- a CDS encoding stage II sporulation protein P, giving the protein MRWQVIYRRWRLGLPFIKGVLLVATCFCLVSLAAAGWPRLSLPVAAVPVFTDGGQGFTGQGLFRRVLELYEVDFVQVFSQGLPLSSRYRPAEIGHTAGASDLFPWLSQSSSKLKLSLQPLGLVQNELGWFQLAARGGDRFHEPPRLETAPVNPNGPQVVSPQPLPQPLQPVLKPEGPARVAVYHTHTSEDYVPTAGSTHTYGREAGIVAVGRELVQQLEEKHGIPCIHDITLHDADVFREAYLRSADTVARLLKEQPKLQVILDIHRDAPNKDSVKSRTMTTTEIHGQQVGRIYIIVGTDRLGLAHPSWPENHAFALELQGQLEALYPGLSRGIKIDTARFNQQLHPRLILIEIGGDQNSLEEAMLAADYLADALAAWFQSQPGS; this is encoded by the coding sequence GTGCGCTGGCAGGTTATTTATCGACGGTGGCGACTCGGCCTGCCCTTTATAAAAGGCGTTTTGCTGGTGGCCACCTGCTTTTGTTTGGTCAGCTTGGCCGCGGCCGGGTGGCCGCGACTAAGCCTACCTGTGGCCGCGGTGCCTGTGTTTACCGATGGGGGCCAAGGTTTTACTGGACAAGGATTGTTCCGCCGGGTACTGGAGCTTTATGAGGTGGATTTTGTTCAGGTTTTCAGTCAAGGGTTGCCGCTGTCGAGCCGGTACCGGCCGGCTGAAATAGGCCATACAGCGGGTGCCAGTGATTTGTTTCCCTGGCTCAGCCAGAGCTCAAGTAAACTCAAGCTGAGTTTACAGCCTCTGGGCCTGGTTCAGAACGAGCTCGGCTGGTTCCAGTTGGCGGCGCGTGGAGGCGACCGATTCCATGAGCCCCCTAGGTTGGAGACGGCTCCGGTTAACCCCAATGGGCCTCAGGTAGTGTCACCGCAGCCCTTGCCCCAGCCGCTGCAGCCAGTGCTAAAGCCGGAGGGACCGGCGCGAGTGGCGGTATATCATACTCATACCTCAGAGGATTATGTGCCCACGGCCGGCAGCACTCACACCTATGGGCGGGAGGCAGGTATAGTGGCTGTTGGCCGTGAATTGGTGCAACAACTGGAGGAAAAGCACGGCATCCCCTGTATTCATGATATCACCTTGCATGACGCTGATGTGTTTCGCGAGGCTTATTTGCGTTCTGCCGATACAGTGGCCAGACTCCTAAAAGAGCAGCCCAAACTGCAAGTAATTCTAGATATTCACCGTGATGCCCCCAACAAAGATAGTGTCAAGTCTCGCACCATGACCACAACCGAAATCCACGGCCAACAAGTAGGCCGCATCTATATTATAGTTGGCACCGATCGATTAGGATTGGCCCATCCAAGCTGGCCGGAAAACCATGCTTTTGCTCTGGAACTGCAGGGACAACTGGAGGCTTTGTATCCGGGATTGTCCCGTGGGATCAAGATTGACACAGCTCGTTTCAATCAGCAGTTACACCCTCGTCTTATCTTAATTGAAATCGGCGGCGACCAAAACAGTTTGGAGGAAGCGATGTTAGCTGCCGATTATCTGGCTGATGCCTTGGCAGCTTGGTTTCAGAGTCAACCAGGCAGCTAG